The Candidatus Hydrogenedentota bacterium genomic sequence GCCCATGGGCTACAGTTATGTTATGCTCGAAGTTCGAAAAACCTCCGAGTTTGCGACCTGGCTGGATACCATGGCCGATATCCGGGCGCGGGCTCGTGTGCTCGCGCGAATCGAACGCCTCGCCGCGGGAAATCCGGGTGATGTCAAGCCCATTGGCGAGGGCATTTCGGAATTGAGAATTGACTACGGCCCCGGCTACCGCGTGTATTTCAAGCAGCGGGGGAAGACGCTTATCATTTTGTTGGCGGGTGGCGACAAGAGCACCCAGGCCAGGGATATTAGAGTCGCCCTCAAGCTGGGGCGCAATTTACCGGAGTAAAACCATGCCAAAAACCATCACCACCCGTTATGACGTCGCAGAACACCTCAGGACACCGGAAGAAATGGCGGCCTATCTCGAAGCCGTCCTTGAGGAAGCCGACGGCGATGCCGCATCGGTCGCAAAAGCATTGGGCGACATCGCCCGTGCGAAAGGCATGACGCAAGTGGCGCGCGACGCCGGGCTTTCGCGGGAAAGCCTCTACCGAGCCTTGTCCGGCGATCACAGCCCAAGCTTCGACACGATCCTGAAAGTGGTCGGCGCGCTCGGGCTGAAGTTGCACGCCGAGGCCCATCCGGGTTGATGAACGCACGTGTGATTCCCGACGCGGAACGGCGCTAGAAAGCTTGGAGCGAAGCGATGAGAGCTATTACGATTCGATCTGTGGCATCCATTGGACTGGTGTTCAGCGTTTTCTCGGTCTCTGCCGTGGAAGTTG encodes the following:
- a CDS encoding type II toxin-antitoxin system RelE/ParE family toxin, producing the protein MLEVRKTSEFATWLDTMADIRARARVLARIERLAAGNPGDVKPIGEGISELRIDYGPGYRVYFKQRGKTLIILLAGGDKSTQARDIRVALKLGRNLPE
- a CDS encoding putative addiction module antidote protein, with the translated sequence MPKTITTRYDVAEHLRTPEEMAAYLEAVLEEADGDAASVAKALGDIARAKGMTQVARDAGLSRESLYRALSGDHSPSFDTILKVVGALGLKLHAEAHPG